The following proteins are encoded in a genomic region of Sorangiineae bacterium MSr12523:
- a CDS encoding TIGR03013 family PEP-CTERM/XrtA system glycosyltransferase, which yields MVELLRSPRRLLLFAFEGVLVAIVLIVAACVRLGLHDGLTYPHIAKKALLVGLVVQGAAYYAGLYELHSVQTARALFSGMLKALALASVILWGLFYAVRPLEIGRGIFLPAIAITALVVPTWRLLYNRISSNAGFLRRTLLLGNGDLAREIATLIREAPDCGLELVGLLSRDRISMTHGQEGVIGTYAELRDIVERQEIKFVIVAYPDRRGTLPVEQLLEVKFRGVEVEEGVSFYERMAGKIFVRELKPSQLIFAEGFTSRPTTRRLKRIFDVIVAGIGLAMAAPLMLLTALAIKLDSPGPILYTQTRAGEFGRLFTILKFRSMRTDAEKNGAQFAKENDDRVTLVGKFIRKTRLDELPQLWNVLRGDMSMVGPRPERPVFIEQLDQQVPFFKQRLYVKPGVTGHAQVRCKYGATADDMIEKLQYDLYYIKSYSLLFDLSIMLDTIKVVLLRIGAR from the coding sequence ATGGTCGAGCTATTACGTTCACCAAGGCGCCTCCTTCTCTTCGCGTTCGAAGGAGTTCTCGTGGCGATTGTCCTGATCGTCGCGGCGTGCGTCCGTCTAGGCTTACACGACGGGCTCACCTATCCTCATATCGCGAAGAAAGCCCTTCTGGTCGGCTTGGTCGTCCAGGGCGCCGCTTATTACGCAGGCCTTTACGAGTTGCATTCGGTCCAGACAGCCCGCGCGCTGTTCAGCGGCATGCTCAAAGCCTTGGCGCTGGCGAGCGTCATCCTTTGGGGCCTCTTCTATGCGGTGCGGCCGCTGGAAATCGGGCGCGGCATCTTCCTCCCCGCCATTGCCATTACGGCCTTGGTCGTGCCGACCTGGCGTCTGCTGTACAACCGCATCTCGTCCAATGCGGGCTTTTTGCGGCGCACGCTGTTACTGGGTAATGGCGACTTGGCGCGCGAAATTGCCACACTCATTCGCGAGGCACCGGATTGTGGCCTCGAGCTGGTGGGCTTGCTCTCGCGCGACCGCATCTCCATGACGCACGGGCAAGAGGGCGTCATCGGCACCTACGCCGAGCTGCGCGACATCGTCGAGCGGCAGGAAATCAAGTTCGTCATCGTGGCGTATCCCGACCGTCGCGGCACGCTGCCCGTCGAGCAATTGCTCGAGGTGAAGTTCCGCGGCGTCGAGGTCGAGGAGGGCGTCAGCTTCTACGAGCGCATGGCGGGCAAGATCTTCGTCCGCGAACTCAAGCCGAGCCAGCTGATCTTCGCGGAGGGCTTTACCTCGCGACCGACGACGCGCCGCTTGAAGCGCATCTTCGACGTGATCGTCGCGGGCATCGGTCTCGCCATGGCGGCACCGTTGATGCTGCTGACGGCGCTGGCCATCAAGCTCGATTCACCGGGCCCGATTCTGTATACGCAGACGCGGGCAGGGGAGTTCGGTCGGCTGTTCACGATTCTGAAATTCCGTTCGATGCGCACCGACGCCGAGAAAAACGGCGCCCAATTCGCCAAAGAGAACGACGACCGTGTGACCCTGGTGGGGAAATTCATTCGCAAAACGCGTTTGGACGAACTGCCGCAATTGTGGAATGTGCTCCGCGGCGACATGAGCATGGTCGGCCCACGCCCCGAGCGGCCGGTGTTCATCGAGCAACTGGACCAACAGGTCCCGTTCTTCAAGCAGCGCCTCTACGTGAAACCGGGCGTCACCGGCCACGCGCAAGTGCGCTGCAAGTACGGGGCGACCGCCGACGATATGATCGAGAAGCTGCAGTACGATTTGTATTACATCAAGAGCTACTCGCTGCTGTTCGATCTATCGATCATGCTGGACACGATCAAGGTCGTCCTATTGCGGATTGGGGCCCGGTAG
- a CDS encoding polysaccharide biosynthesis/export family protein: MRPLPPSPSRPFACALFGLALGSAAAVSACGPSPTYNWPAESALGYKVGPGDILKINVWKHDELSQQVTVRPDGAFSLPLLGDVPGNGRTVTEITADIQAKLKQFFQEQPPANVQVSEVHSYRIYVVGEVQRGGEFTPSGEVTVLHGLALAGGFTRFANPARIVIVRRDARGERRIPFDFDAVVEKGELQQNLALQSGDTVIVP; the protein is encoded by the coding sequence ATGCGCCCCCTCCCCCCTTCGCCCTCGCGGCCATTCGCCTGCGCGTTGTTCGGTCTCGCCCTCGGTTCTGCCGCTGCAGTATCGGCGTGCGGTCCGTCCCCAACGTACAACTGGCCGGCGGAAAGCGCGCTCGGCTACAAGGTTGGGCCGGGCGACATACTCAAGATCAACGTGTGGAAACACGATGAACTGAGTCAACAAGTCACGGTGCGTCCCGATGGGGCATTTTCGCTACCCCTGCTCGGCGACGTTCCCGGGAACGGCCGCACGGTCACCGAGATCACCGCCGATATCCAGGCGAAACTAAAACAGTTCTTCCAGGAGCAACCCCCGGCCAACGTGCAAGTGTCCGAGGTGCACTCCTATCGAATTTACGTCGTTGGCGAAGTTCAGCGCGGTGGAGAATTCACCCCCAGCGGCGAGGTCACGGTCTTGCACGGTCTGGCGCTGGCCGGTGGCTTCACCCGTTTTGCCAACCCAGCGCGCATCGTCATCGTCCGGCGTGACGCGCGCGGTGAAAGGCGGATCCCCTTCGATTTCGATGCCGTCGTCGAGAAAGGCGAGCTTCAGCAGAACCTGGCACTGCAATCGGGCGACACCGTCATAGTGCCCTAA
- a CDS encoding glycosyltransferase: protein MDVPHSDERTTTAASPASVTAPADWLRALIVAYSFPPVGGAGVQRMLKLAKYLPEHHVVPTVLTVANPSVPLTDASLLHDLPPGIQVLRARTLEPGYALKRAAWNETAHHRKIRLGALAKELLVPDAQILWQPGAQAAMLKKLYFSGPPPQVVLISAPPFSQFLLAPIVRLLRRKVAVILDYRDEWSTYRTAYEMMGGRIGSKIGDPLESALLRTAHAVITATEEFRDNLLSHFRFLDPARVHAIPNGYDADDFPTDLPSPPRDRFVIGYAGTVFKLTSVRGFLGAVRLLHERAPELARHLHVRFIGRIVDTELDAFEGMEALGVERVGYLEHAQSLIELSRSHLVLCTLDEVPGVERIYPAKIFELMYLGRPCLTLSPPGALTRLVSRHRLGDVLPPRDEARIAAYLEARLRAFREGNGHARAAEASFAPRGIERYARRALAGEFAAVMREASRLAD, encoded by the coding sequence ATGGATGTGCCGCATTCGGACGAACGAACGACGACCGCGGCGAGTCCCGCGTCGGTAACCGCGCCGGCGGATTGGCTGCGCGCATTGATTGTAGCTTACAGCTTTCCTCCGGTGGGGGGGGCCGGCGTGCAGCGCATGCTCAAGCTGGCCAAGTACCTGCCCGAGCACCACGTGGTTCCCACCGTGCTGACGGTGGCGAATCCCTCGGTGCCACTCACCGATGCATCGCTCTTGCACGATCTGCCGCCGGGCATTCAAGTGCTGCGCGCCCGCACCCTGGAACCGGGGTATGCCCTCAAGCGCGCGGCGTGGAACGAGACGGCGCACCATCGCAAGATCCGCCTGGGCGCCCTCGCCAAGGAGCTGCTCGTGCCCGATGCGCAGATCCTCTGGCAGCCCGGGGCGCAGGCGGCCATGCTGAAGAAGCTTTATTTCTCGGGGCCGCCGCCGCAGGTGGTGCTCATCAGCGCGCCTCCGTTCTCGCAGTTTCTGCTGGCGCCGATCGTGCGGCTGCTGCGGCGGAAGGTCGCCGTGATTCTCGACTACCGCGACGAGTGGAGCACGTACCGCACCGCGTACGAGATGATGGGCGGTCGCATCGGCTCCAAGATTGGCGATCCGCTCGAGTCGGCGCTGCTGCGCACCGCCCACGCGGTCATCACGGCGACGGAGGAGTTCCGCGACAACCTGCTCTCGCACTTTCGCTTTCTCGACCCTGCGCGCGTGCACGCCATCCCGAACGGCTACGACGCGGACGATTTCCCCACGGATCTTCCGTCGCCGCCGCGCGACCGTTTCGTCATCGGCTACGCGGGCACCGTGTTCAAGCTGACCAGCGTGCGCGGCTTCCTCGGGGCGGTGCGCCTGCTTCACGAGCGCGCACCCGAGCTTGCGCGGCATCTTCACGTGCGCTTCATCGGACGCATCGTCGACACGGAGCTCGATGCCTTCGAGGGGATGGAGGCACTCGGCGTGGAGCGGGTCGGTTACCTCGAGCATGCGCAGTCGCTCATCGAGCTGTCGCGGAGCCATCTCGTTTTGTGCACCCTCGACGAGGTGCCCGGCGTCGAGCGCATCTACCCGGCGAAAATTTTCGAGCTGATGTACCTCGGCCGCCCATGCCTCACGTTGTCGCCACCGGGCGCGCTCACGCGGCTGGTGTCGCGCCATCGCTTGGGGGACGTGCTCCCACCGCGCGACGAAGCGCGCATTGCGGCCTACCTCGAGGCGCGGCTGCGCGCGTTTCGCGAAGGCAATGGCCACGCGCGCGCGGCCGAGGCATCGTTCGCCCCGCGCGGCATCGAGCGCTATGCGCGGCGTGCGCTCGCCGGTGAGTTCGCTGCGGTGATGCGCGAAGCCTCCCGGCTTGCAGACTGA
- a CDS encoding glycosyltransferase family 2 protein, which produces MDQDASLPSFVSLVVPCLNEESYIEACIRSLLAQDYPKDRLEILVVDGMSSDATREILARIMEDDARVRVIDNPERIQAAGLNEGIRASKGDIIVRADVHAEYNQDFVRQCVLVLAETGASNVGGAARPRARTFFQRALAAALESPLAIGNSKYRQVDAEGFVDTVFPGAFPRRVFAQAGLFDRRAITNEDAEINQRIHAAGGEVYLSRRIVVHYYPRESLGALARQYFKYGKGRARTLWKHGRFLTLRPALPFLALTGGVGLLLTSHLQPFTPFAFGGYALGTLAEAVRVGRKLGAAAIPVVWSIFPVLHASHGAGFAVGLVQYAFRPDWGPIEYLDEPLSPSDSSDEPSTSINLNGAGMAAR; this is translated from the coding sequence ATGGACCAGGACGCCTCCCTCCCCAGCTTCGTGAGCCTCGTCGTGCCGTGCCTCAACGAGGAGTCGTACATCGAAGCGTGCATCCGTTCGCTCCTCGCGCAGGACTACCCCAAGGACCGGCTCGAGATCCTCGTGGTCGATGGCATGAGCTCCGATGCAACGCGTGAGATCCTCGCGCGCATCATGGAGGACGATGCGCGGGTGCGCGTCATCGACAACCCGGAGCGCATTCAAGCCGCCGGCCTCAACGAAGGCATCCGCGCCTCCAAGGGCGACATCATCGTCCGCGCGGATGTGCATGCAGAGTACAACCAGGACTTCGTCCGCCAGTGCGTGCTGGTGCTCGCGGAGACGGGCGCCAGCAACGTCGGCGGCGCCGCACGTCCGCGCGCGCGCACGTTTTTCCAGCGCGCCCTTGCCGCAGCCTTGGAGAGTCCGCTCGCCATCGGCAATTCCAAATACCGCCAGGTCGATGCCGAGGGCTTCGTGGATACGGTTTTTCCCGGCGCCTTTCCGCGCCGCGTGTTCGCGCAGGCAGGGCTCTTCGATCGAAGGGCCATCACCAACGAGGATGCGGAGATCAATCAGCGCATCCATGCGGCGGGCGGAGAAGTCTATTTGAGCCGTCGCATCGTCGTGCACTATTACCCACGCGAATCGCTGGGAGCGCTGGCGCGGCAGTATTTCAAATATGGAAAAGGGCGCGCGCGCACGCTTTGGAAGCACGGCCGATTCCTCACCTTGCGGCCGGCGCTTCCGTTCCTGGCGCTGACCGGTGGCGTGGGGCTGCTTTTGACATCGCACCTGCAGCCGTTCACACCGTTTGCTTTCGGCGGCTACGCCCTGGGCACCTTGGCCGAAGCGGTGCGGGTCGGAAGGAAGCTCGGCGCGGCCGCCATTCCCGTCGTCTGGAGCATCTTCCCCGTTCTTCACGCCTCGCACGGAGCTGGCTTCGCCGTGGGGCTCGTGCAATATGCCTTCAGACCCGATTGGGGTCCCATCGAATACCTCGATGAGCCCCTCTCTCCATCCGACAGCAGCGACGAACCTTCCACCTCGATCAACCTGAACGGAGCGGGGATGGCGGCGCGCTAG
- a CDS encoding LysR family transcriptional regulator produces MEGSPRTLDWNDVRYFLAVARTRRLAKAAKVLGVDQTTVGRRIAALEERFRVALFLRTPAGWELTSAGERVLQSAQRMAEAAEELSAQAIAEDGRIEGLVRIATSDTIAEYSVVPAIRAVQARYPAIRVVVNTGFARVDLLRGEADLAIRLVRPTDPRLACRKLAERSFRLYASREYVRQRGTPDSLLGQPIVTYDEAIRLGGQPFQLLQTEGLHVAFQANSARVMMAAAIAGIGITQLPDYVGDAMPQLVHVLPSFDKPYRIWLVVPQAKRRVAAIRAVSDAIREVFSAAPST; encoded by the coding sequence ATGGAAGGCTCGCCCCGCACGCTCGATTGGAACGATGTACGGTACTTCCTCGCGGTCGCGCGGACGCGACGGCTTGCCAAAGCGGCCAAGGTGCTCGGCGTCGATCAGACCACGGTGGGACGGCGGATCGCTGCGCTGGAGGAGCGCTTTCGAGTCGCGCTCTTCCTGCGCACGCCCGCGGGGTGGGAGCTGACATCGGCCGGGGAGCGCGTTCTCCAATCGGCGCAGCGCATGGCCGAGGCTGCGGAGGAACTTTCGGCGCAAGCCATCGCCGAGGACGGCCGCATCGAGGGACTGGTGCGCATCGCGACGAGTGACACCATCGCGGAGTACTCGGTCGTTCCCGCGATTCGGGCCGTGCAAGCTCGTTACCCTGCGATCCGCGTCGTCGTGAACACCGGCTTTGCCCGGGTCGACTTGCTGCGCGGCGAGGCCGATCTCGCGATCCGCCTGGTGCGCCCCACGGACCCGCGCCTCGCGTGTCGGAAGCTTGCGGAGCGTTCCTTTCGCCTCTACGCGTCGCGCGAGTACGTCCGGCAGCGTGGAACGCCCGATTCGCTGCTTGGGCAACCGATTGTGACCTACGATGAAGCGATACGGCTCGGCGGGCAGCCTTTCCAGTTGCTTCAGACCGAGGGCCTCCACGTCGCCTTCCAGGCGAACAGTGCGCGCGTGATGATGGCCGCTGCGATCGCGGGAATCGGTATCACCCAGCTGCCCGATTACGTCGGAGATGCGATGCCCCAGCTCGTGCACGTGCTTCCGAGTTTCGACAAGCCATACCGCATTTGGCTCGTGGTCCCACAAGCGAAGCGCCGCGTTGCAGCGATCCGTGCGGTAAGCGACGCCATCCGCGAAGTCTTTTCCGCGGCGCCATCGACGTGA
- a CDS encoding O-antigen ligase family protein codes for MGLLGAILLVTTVFLRPQEVIPLLQGIGFLNLVTGLAVLGIIIEFATGRTRSAWTPQLPYLGAFAAWCFACTLIKAGRSEIDHTVNTVVFSTVFMLVIAYAARSYARFAVIASTLVAISIALAAFGFAQSRGEFECIIISGEDLAAGDKSTGTATGRTCVLSPRECDEDARRDAMEMAPGSEFLCEKPGPFQTFTIGHGRVRWRGVLADPNELALAIGAAFAFCFALYSAAQSKLRHIFFGGALAMASYCVIQTQSRGGVLVLAAVLGVYFVRRYGFKGAFAGATMALPLVMLGGRGGEEAESSSLERLGALYEGVDMFRASPVFGVGQGQFAEHYFITAHNSYLLAAAELGLPGLFLFSLLIYVSMKIPYVVAFHPAEDVDQRLRPFAFSLFVAFSGILIGITFLSFCYHAMLFIYLGLAGALYGAVKQTSQSFQIKLRWKEYLAIFVVNLLMLAFLFVYTRIKGAP; via the coding sequence TTGGGACTCCTCGGAGCCATCCTCCTCGTCACGACCGTTTTTTTGCGGCCGCAGGAAGTCATTCCGCTGCTGCAAGGGATCGGCTTTCTCAACCTCGTGACGGGCCTCGCTGTATTGGGCATCATCATCGAATTCGCCACCGGACGAACCCGTTCCGCGTGGACCCCGCAGCTTCCGTACCTCGGCGCCTTCGCCGCCTGGTGCTTCGCATGCACCTTGATCAAAGCGGGACGCAGCGAGATCGATCACACGGTCAACACGGTCGTGTTCTCCACCGTGTTCATGTTGGTCATCGCCTATGCCGCACGCAGTTACGCGCGTTTCGCGGTCATCGCCTCGACCTTGGTCGCGATATCCATCGCACTCGCCGCCTTCGGCTTTGCCCAATCGCGGGGCGAGTTCGAGTGCATCATCATTTCGGGCGAGGACCTCGCCGCCGGCGACAAGAGCACCGGCACGGCCACCGGGCGCACGTGCGTGCTCAGCCCGCGCGAGTGCGACGAGGATGCGCGACGGGACGCCATGGAAATGGCGCCGGGATCCGAGTTTCTCTGCGAGAAGCCGGGCCCCTTTCAGACCTTCACCATCGGCCACGGGCGCGTTCGCTGGCGCGGCGTTCTGGCGGATCCCAACGAGCTGGCGCTGGCCATCGGCGCCGCGTTCGCGTTCTGCTTCGCCCTGTACAGCGCGGCGCAATCCAAATTGAGGCACATCTTCTTCGGCGGCGCGCTCGCGATGGCTTCGTATTGTGTCATTCAGACGCAATCGCGCGGTGGCGTTCTCGTGTTGGCCGCCGTGCTCGGTGTCTATTTCGTGCGGCGATACGGTTTCAAAGGTGCCTTCGCCGGCGCGACCATGGCACTGCCATTGGTGATGCTCGGCGGGCGCGGCGGCGAAGAGGCCGAGTCATCGTCGTTGGAACGCCTCGGCGCGCTTTACGAGGGTGTGGACATGTTCCGCGCCTCCCCGGTATTCGGCGTGGGGCAAGGGCAATTCGCGGAGCATTATTTCATCACCGCGCACAATTCCTATTTGCTGGCGGCGGCAGAGTTGGGTCTTCCCGGACTCTTCCTTTTTAGCCTCCTCATTTATGTATCGATGAAGATCCCTTACGTGGTCGCCTTTCACCCGGCGGAGGACGTGGACCAGCGGCTGCGTCCGTTCGCGTTTTCGCTGTTCGTGGCGTTCTCGGGGATTCTCATTGGAATCACCTTTTTGTCGTTCTGTTACCACGCGATGCTGTTCATTTATCTCGGCCTCGCGGGCGCGCTGTACGGGGCGGTGAAACAGACGAGTCAGTCATTCCAGATCAAGCTGCGCTGGAAGGAATACCTCGCGATCTTCGTGGTCAATCTGTTGATGCTCGCGTTTCTCTTCGTCTACACCCGTATCAAAGGAGCCCCATGA
- a CDS encoding ketopantoate reductase family protein: MRLLIVGVGALGGVIGARLLARGVSVALATRDASSAAGLKAAGLHVTGVGGEVAARGVDVRALGDWPQSAFDLVVLATKADDALSIAPRCVELLAPGGTLLPIQNGAVAQVLARQHSRVVLGGLSNLGATMMAPGRYEQRNAGHILMGELAGGMTERATQIASFLNLGIETRTTANMNGAIWSKLLLNCTVTTLGAVAGTTMRGYITHPEGRALFDRTYDETLSVAFASGVRPERMLVDPIPPLDRDAWIDRILAAYGDLRPSMHQDFERGRPTEIEFINGYVAKLGLELGVLAPLNAAIADTVRAISRGESKPSLENLARILRG; the protein is encoded by the coding sequence ATGCGTTTGCTCATCGTCGGTGTGGGCGCCCTTGGGGGCGTCATCGGTGCACGGCTGCTTGCGCGCGGAGTTTCGGTTGCTCTTGCAACGCGTGACGCGTCCTCTGCGGCGGGGTTGAAAGCTGCGGGGTTGCACGTGACCGGTGTCGGAGGGGAGGTTGCGGCGCGTGGAGTCGATGTTCGTGCCCTCGGTGATTGGCCACAGAGCGCCTTCGACCTCGTCGTGCTGGCGACGAAGGCGGATGACGCGCTTTCGATCGCACCGCGGTGTGTCGAGCTGCTCGCGCCCGGTGGCACTCTGTTGCCGATTCAGAATGGTGCGGTGGCGCAGGTGCTTGCTCGGCAGCATTCCCGTGTCGTGCTGGGTGGGCTCTCGAACCTGGGGGCGACGATGATGGCGCCAGGGCGCTACGAGCAGCGAAACGCGGGCCATATCCTCATGGGTGAACTTGCGGGCGGCATGACCGAGCGCGCTACCCAGATTGCGAGCTTTCTCAATCTGGGCATCGAGACTCGCACCACGGCGAACATGAATGGCGCGATCTGGTCCAAGCTTCTCCTCAATTGCACCGTCACGACCCTGGGCGCCGTCGCAGGAACGACGATGCGCGGGTACATCACGCATCCGGAGGGCCGCGCCTTGTTCGATCGAACCTACGACGAGACGCTCTCCGTCGCGTTCGCGAGCGGTGTGCGCCCGGAGCGAATGCTCGTCGACCCCATCCCGCCGCTGGACCGCGACGCGTGGATCGATCGAATCCTCGCCGCCTACGGAGATCTCCGACCCTCGATGCATCAGGATTTCGAGCGAGGACGACCCACGGAGATCGAGTTCATCAATGGGTACGTGGCGAAGCTTGGACTCGAACTCGGTGTCCTGGCTCCGCTCAACGCGGCGATTGCGGATACGGTGCGGGCCATCTCGAGAGGTGAGAGCAAGCCGAGCTTGGAGAATCTCGCGCGCATTCTCCGTGGCTAA
- a CDS encoding heparinase II/III family protein has product MTGARFVVGAVCLGLSIGPVGACKRVVRGCVRGESIKPAPSGTVSQGSEDDATAGGESSAPPVPLPALAKLPEHPRIALTPARRARMKRHAAQRAPSWARMAHLCEEATAKKIPSGYEGWDWTNATLACALVHYVEGDEAAARTAVMYLRALVDDKAKVGDGEGGDTVIRHDNGYAIRTRGFLGAVAYDWLHDAPGMTTELRQHVMDRLASWIDWYGREGYMRDKPIANYYAGYFGAVAMTGVAAEGDDPRATKFRAQAQRMFLRDIGPAYAKLDGGQWPESWQYGAGPAVTMALYAATEHVELPWIRQILGYRTHALLPDGIHLYDNGDWSEKPAVANGAELDAVALAFDADPLAQQARALAAKTTRKRDDPFGWVNALADDASAPPRAEDDPRRGSKSYLAAGTGTLFARTAWSPDAVWLAFQSGPHLSDHQHLDQGHFELVRGEDALISDPGAYGSGSTTSHNSILVDDGKEVLVYAPNQVPVSRATITRFSDDGTYVHALGDFTSAYEPPRQRDDGRRSVVHAEREILFSRTPVAGNAASSRLVIYDRIAVAKPAFAVTWIAHTCGDAVATRFTVGSSAAQIYTVAPADAKARLVREPTPEKSDSFWTNDAPAKGLRATRLEIPSPTGATDRRFLHVITASSADAPRAPLGTVRGDAVEGASLDGEAYVFLRTAAQKAPTGFDYTAPEDAPRHIVSGLAPSATYAVSAARADGGCKVRVTPGSGPKASDAGLLVLSIAGCALK; this is encoded by the coding sequence ATGACGGGTGCGCGATTCGTGGTCGGCGCGGTGTGCCTCGGTCTTTCCATCGGGCCGGTCGGTGCCTGCAAGCGCGTGGTGCGAGGGTGCGTGCGCGGTGAGAGCATCAAGCCCGCGCCAAGCGGCACTGTGTCGCAAGGCTCCGAGGACGACGCAACGGCCGGCGGCGAATCGTCGGCTCCGCCGGTGCCGCTCCCCGCGCTGGCGAAGCTGCCCGAGCATCCGCGCATTGCGCTCACCCCCGCGCGACGCGCACGAATGAAGCGCCACGCGGCACAGCGCGCACCGTCGTGGGCGCGCATGGCCCATTTGTGCGAGGAGGCGACGGCGAAGAAGATCCCCAGCGGGTACGAAGGTTGGGATTGGACCAACGCCACCCTTGCGTGTGCGCTCGTCCATTACGTCGAAGGGGACGAGGCGGCGGCACGCACGGCGGTCATGTATTTGCGCGCGCTGGTGGATGACAAAGCCAAAGTGGGTGACGGGGAAGGCGGCGATACCGTCATTCGTCACGACAATGGATATGCGATCCGCACGCGCGGTTTTCTGGGCGCCGTGGCCTACGATTGGCTGCACGATGCGCCGGGCATGACGACGGAGTTGCGCCAGCACGTGATGGATCGATTGGCCTCGTGGATCGATTGGTACGGCCGCGAGGGGTACATGCGCGACAAGCCGATTGCCAATTACTATGCAGGCTATTTCGGTGCGGTCGCCATGACGGGCGTCGCCGCCGAGGGCGACGATCCGCGGGCCACCAAGTTTCGGGCGCAGGCGCAGCGGATGTTCCTGCGGGATATCGGTCCTGCGTATGCCAAGTTGGATGGCGGGCAATGGCCCGAGAGTTGGCAATACGGTGCAGGCCCTGCCGTGACCATGGCGCTCTACGCGGCGACGGAGCACGTGGAATTGCCATGGATCCGGCAGATCCTCGGGTATCGAACGCACGCACTGTTGCCGGACGGTATCCATCTTTACGACAATGGGGATTGGAGCGAGAAGCCGGCCGTGGCCAATGGCGCGGAGCTCGACGCCGTGGCCCTGGCCTTCGATGCGGACCCACTCGCGCAGCAAGCGCGCGCGCTCGCGGCGAAGACGACGCGCAAGCGCGACGATCCGTTCGGCTGGGTCAACGCGCTCGCAGACGATGCGTCGGCGCCGCCGCGCGCGGAAGACGATCCGCGCCGCGGGTCGAAGAGCTACCTCGCTGCGGGCACGGGCACGCTGTTCGCCCGCACGGCGTGGTCGCCCGACGCCGTGTGGCTCGCCTTTCAGAGCGGGCCGCATCTGTCGGACCATCAGCACCTCGATCAGGGGCACTTCGAGCTGGTGCGCGGCGAGGATGCACTCATCTCCGATCCGGGCGCGTATGGCTCGGGGTCCACCACGAGCCACAATTCCATTTTGGTCGACGATGGCAAGGAGGTGCTGGTCTACGCACCGAACCAGGTGCCAGTATCCCGCGCGACGATCACGCGCTTCTCCGACGATGGAACCTACGTGCACGCGCTCGGAGACTTCACCTCGGCCTACGAGCCACCCCGCCAAAGGGACGACGGCCGGCGTTCCGTGGTCCATGCCGAGCGGGAAATCCTATTTTCGCGCACGCCGGTGGCGGGGAACGCGGCCTCGTCGCGCCTCGTCATTTACGATCGCATCGCGGTCGCGAAGCCAGCCTTCGCGGTCACCTGGATCGCGCACACGTGCGGCGACGCCGTTGCCACGCGCTTTACGGTGGGCAGCTCCGCGGCGCAAATCTACACGGTGGCACCGGCCGATGCCAAAGCGCGACTCGTGCGCGAGCCGACCCCGGAAAAGAGCGACAGCTTCTGGACCAACGACGCCCCCGCAAAGGGCCTCCGCGCCACGCGCCTGGAAATCCCCTCGCCCACCGGCGCAACGGACCGCCGTTTCCTTCACGTCATCACCGCCTCCTCCGCCGACGCCCCCCGCGCCCCATTGGGCACCGTGCGCGGCGACGCCGTGGAAGGCGCCTCCCTCGACGGCGAAGCCTACGTCTTCCTACGCACCGCCGCACAAAAGGCCCCCACTGGCTTCGACTACACCGCCCCCGAAGACGCCCCCCGCCACATCGTAAGCGGCCTCGCTCCAAGCGCAACATATGCCGTCTCCGCTGCGCGCGCCGATGGCGGCTGCAAAGTCCGCGTCACGCCCGGCAGCGGCCCGAAAGCGTCCGACGCGGGACTCCTCGTCCTATCCATCGCGGGCTGCGCGCTCAAATGA
- a CDS encoding enoyl-CoA hydratase/isomerase family protein has protein sequence MIFEIKLAHPAKNALDSTLMAYMLEQLREAAGRPVLISGSDNAFSAGLNLKTVSRFDGPAMRMFLDRLEHFMAAVYLYPGPTAAAINGHAIAGGCVLALCCDYRVALADPKVKIGLNEVALGVRFPPRIHTIVSRRVPPQHHERVILGAELFDPVTAFELGLVDAVSEDPVQNARDRLTTWGALPQDAYSATKRDLRGRGETDLCPEAEHKKRLDEAVDAWITDDVKNRMLAALRR, from the coding sequence ATGATCTTCGAGATTAAGCTCGCACACCCCGCGAAAAACGCGCTCGACTCGACGCTGATGGCGTACATGCTCGAGCAACTGCGGGAGGCTGCCGGTCGCCCGGTCCTCATCTCGGGCAGCGACAACGCCTTCAGTGCCGGGCTCAATCTGAAGACGGTGAGCCGGTTCGATGGACCTGCCATGCGCATGTTCCTCGACCGGCTCGAGCATTTCATGGCGGCCGTGTACCTCTATCCGGGCCCCACCGCCGCTGCCATCAATGGTCACGCCATCGCGGGCGGCTGCGTGCTGGCGTTGTGTTGCGATTACCGGGTGGCTCTGGCAGACCCGAAGGTCAAAATCGGTCTGAACGAGGTGGCGCTGGGGGTTCGCTTTCCGCCGCGCATCCACACCATCGTGAGCCGCCGCGTTCCACCACAGCACCACGAGCGCGTCATCCTCGGCGCCGAGTTGTTCGATCCCGTCACCGCGTTCGAGCTGGGCTTGGTCGACGCGGTGTCGGAAGACCCTGTGCAGAATGCACGCGATCGACTGACGACGTGGGGCGCCCTTCCTCAAGATGCGTATTCGGCGACGAAACGCGATTTGCGCGGCCGCGGCGAAACCGATTTGTGCCCCGAGGCCGAACACAAAAAGCGCCTCGACGAAGCCGTCGACGCCTGGATCACGGACGACGTAAAAAACCGCATGCTCGCGGCGCTGCGGCGGTGA